One genomic region from Skermania piniformis encodes:
- a CDS encoding inositol monophosphatase family protein: MPDIAVPDIAEPDIAAPEDPLLLRDLAVAVAERVADHVRTRRPEVFGPPGAAPVGDAVRAKSTPTDPVTVVDTEAEVLTRELLARHRPADRLVGEEGSGDPAAVDGLRWVVDPIDGTVNFLYGIPAYAVSLAVQWQGVTVAGAVVDVPHAETYSAARGYGAECSTAAGRVRLRCSAADDLALALVGTGFGYSGTRRAAQARLVGELLPHVRDIRRIGSAALDLCALAAGRLDGFYEHGLSPWDWAAAALVATEAGCRVMLPSAGTPGSAGAILVAAAPGVAGQLIQALRAADGLEPIR, encoded by the coding sequence GTGCCCGACATCGCTGTACCCGACATCGCCGAGCCCGACATCGCTGCGCCCGAGGATCCGCTGTTGTTGCGCGATCTTGCGGTCGCGGTGGCCGAGCGGGTGGCCGACCATGTCCGGACCCGCCGCCCGGAGGTCTTCGGTCCGCCCGGCGCGGCGCCGGTGGGCGATGCAGTTCGGGCGAAGAGCACGCCCACCGACCCGGTCACGGTCGTCGACACCGAGGCCGAGGTCCTGACCCGGGAGCTGCTGGCCCGACATCGGCCGGCCGATCGGCTGGTGGGCGAGGAGGGCAGTGGCGACCCGGCGGCGGTCGACGGTCTGCGTTGGGTGGTGGACCCGATCGACGGCACGGTGAACTTTCTCTACGGCATCCCGGCGTATGCGGTGTCGCTGGCCGTGCAGTGGCAGGGGGTGACGGTGGCCGGCGCAGTGGTGGATGTGCCGCACGCCGAGACCTATTCGGCCGCTCGTGGGTACGGCGCCGAATGCAGCACGGCGGCGGGGCGGGTGCGGCTGCGCTGCAGCGCAGCCGACGACTTGGCACTGGCGCTGGTGGGCACCGGCTTCGGCTACTCAGGCACCCGCCGGGCGGCGCAGGCCCGCCTCGTCGGTGAATTGTTGCCGCACGTTCGCGACATCCGACGGATCGGGTCTGCAGCGCTCGACCTGTGCGCGCTCGCCGCCGGTCGGCTGGACGGTTTCTACGAGCACGGCCTCAGTCCTTGGGACTGGGCCGCGGCGGCGCTGGTCGCCACCGAGGCCGGTTGTCGGGTCATGCTGCCGTCCGCGGGCACACCGGGCTCGGCCGGCGCGATCCTGGTCGCCGCTGCTCCGGGTGTCGCCGGGCAGTTGATCCAGGCGTTGCGGGCCGCCGACGGTCTCGAACCGATTCGCTGA
- the cei gene encoding envelope integrity protein Cei, with protein sequence MVSLITEGSSVDEQGRPYRRRHFQPWIATVAVLAVLGIIVWMYALTKSDEATVAMACNSPNVTRSADPNAPAPAPLGTRVGSSTLRDVEPAALSQTRVRVLNANGQRGEASHVASQLSELGFATTADVVGNDAVYVDQNMQCTGQIRFGDQGLPAAASLQLAVPCAELIQDARGDDSVDLALGTYFNDIAPNNDAEEVLRTLKDPPIGSTPPPLDLKLLQAARTARC encoded by the coding sequence GTGGTTTCCCTGATCACCGAGGGCAGTTCCGTCGACGAGCAGGGCCGCCCCTATCGACGACGGCATTTTCAACCGTGGATCGCCACCGTGGCGGTGCTGGCGGTGCTCGGCATCATCGTGTGGATGTACGCGTTGACCAAGTCCGACGAAGCCACGGTGGCGATGGCCTGCAACAGCCCCAACGTGACCCGGTCGGCCGACCCGAACGCGCCGGCTCCCGCCCCGTTGGGCACCCGGGTCGGTTCGTCGACGTTGCGCGACGTCGAACCCGCGGCGTTGTCGCAGACAAGGGTGCGGGTCCTCAACGCGAACGGGCAGCGCGGGGAGGCGTCGCACGTCGCCTCACAGCTCAGCGAGCTCGGCTTCGCGACCACCGCGGACGTGGTCGGCAACGACGCGGTCTATGTCGACCAGAACATGCAGTGCACCGGGCAGATCCGGTTCGGCGACCAAGGCTTGCCGGCGGCCGCGTCGCTGCAGTTGGCAGTGCCGTGCGCCGAGCTGATCCAGGATGCCCGCGGCGACGACTCGGTGGACCTGGCGCTGGGCACCTACTTCAACGACATCGCACCGAACAACGATGCCGAAGAGGTGCTGCGCACCCTGAAGGACCCGCCGATCGGGTCGACTCCGCCACCGCTGGATCTCAAGCTGCTCCAGGCCGCACGCACCGCACGCTGCTGA
- a CDS encoding DUF4193 domain-containing protein, with the protein MATDYDAPRRTESDDPSEDSLEELKARRNEAQSAVVDVDESDTAESFELPGADLSGEELSVRVVPKQADEFTCSSCFLVHHRSRLANTSGGQPVCRDCAA; encoded by the coding sequence ATGGCAACCGACTACGACGCGCCACGGCGCACCGAGTCCGACGACCCTTCCGAGGATTCGCTCGAGGAGCTGAAAGCCCGCCGCAACGAAGCTCAATCGGCGGTCGTGGATGTCGACGAATCCGACACCGCAGAATCGTTCGAGCTGCCGGGCGCCGACCTGTCCGGTGAGGAACTGTCCGTACGGGTGGTACCGAAGCAGGCCGACGAGTTCACCTGCTCCAGCTGCTTCCTCGTGCATCATCGGAGTCGGCTGGCGAACACGTCCGGCGGCCAACCGGTCTGCCGGGACTGCGCCGCCTGA
- a CDS encoding DUF3093 domain-containing protein, translating into MSDESASTTTDRTATSATGYSERLRVPWWWWPIAFALTGLLAAEIHLGAPGVRSWLPYLLLLPVPIMTLHWLGRLPVTVGSGADRELRVGRAHIPVRLIARAAAIPATAKSAALGRQLDPAAFVQHRPWVGPMVLLVIDDPTDPTPYWLVSTRHPDQLLAALGRPSR; encoded by the coding sequence GTGTCCGACGAGTCCGCATCGACCACCACGGACCGGACCGCGACGTCGGCAACCGGCTACTCCGAGCGCTTGCGGGTGCCGTGGTGGTGGTGGCCGATCGCCTTCGCCCTGACCGGCCTGCTGGCCGCCGAGATCCACCTCGGCGCGCCCGGCGTCCGGTCCTGGCTGCCGTACCTGCTGCTGCTGCCGGTGCCGATCATGACCCTGCACTGGCTCGGTCGACTACCGGTAACGGTGGGCAGCGGCGCGGATCGCGAACTACGGGTAGGCCGAGCGCACATTCCGGTCCGGCTGATCGCCCGCGCTGCGGCGATCCCGGCGACCGCGAAGAGTGCTGCACTCGGCCGCCAGCTCGACCCGGCCGCGTTCGTCCAGCACCGTCCCTGGGTCGGACCGATGGTGCTGCTGGTCATCGACGACCCCACCGATCCGACGCCGTACTGGCTGGTGAGCACGCGCCATCCGGACCAGCTGCTGGCCGCCCTCGGGCGGCCGTCCCGCTAG
- the dut gene encoding dUTP diphosphatase, whose translation MRTRRTPAQRSRVGSRIVSDLGPIPLRRLDPEIALPARAHPGDAGVDLCATTDVVLDPGERALVGTGIAVALPVGTVGLIHPRSGLAARSGLSVVNTPGTVDAGYRGEIKVCLINHDPATPIVVRRGDRIAQLLVQRVELTDFVEVPELDETSRGSGGYGSSGGHASLTGG comes from the coding sequence ATGCGGACTCGTCGGACACCCGCTCAGCGTAGCCGCGTAGGCTCACGAATCGTGAGCGACCTCGGCCCGATTCCGCTACGGCGATTGGATCCGGAGATAGCGTTGCCGGCTCGGGCGCATCCCGGCGACGCCGGGGTCGACCTGTGCGCGACGACGGACGTCGTGCTCGACCCGGGGGAGCGAGCGCTGGTCGGTACCGGCATCGCCGTCGCGCTGCCGGTGGGCACGGTCGGATTGATTCATCCGCGGTCCGGCCTGGCGGCACGATCGGGACTGTCGGTGGTCAACACCCCGGGCACGGTGGATGCCGGCTACCGGGGCGAGATCAAGGTATGCCTGATCAATCACGATCCGGCGACCCCGATCGTGGTCCGGCGCGGGGACCGCATCGCGCAGCTGCTGGTGCAGCGAGTGGAACTCACCGACTTCGTCGAGGTGCCGGAGCTCGACGAGACGTCCCGTGGGTCCGGTGGTTACGGCTCGAGCGGCGGTCACGCCAGCTTGACGGGAGGATAG
- a CDS encoding DUF3710 domain-containing protein, whose amino-acid sequence MFGRRRAAPEPATGTHRIRAAAAPSTSDSVATPEPPPAAASADPIPAGEAGRPAGIGPYDFLDVEDRLDDIAPQRLDLGSVILPLPAEVQLQVELAPDGSPQAVHLATDQGRVTVAAYAAPKSAGQWRSVVADLAEQLRSDDSQVSVEAGPWGRELVAITPQADIRFVGVDGYRWMVRMIAAGPRGAVADGTPLVTVARSILAGTVVRRDDEPRPVRTPLRVELPAEVAEQLASAHRGRAEPGEAPGTAPNPTAQAPAPAASDHPRRSAQGSAMQQLG is encoded by the coding sequence ATCTTCGGACGACGTCGGGCGGCGCCGGAACCGGCGACGGGCACGCACCGGATCCGGGCTGCGGCCGCACCGAGCACATCGGACAGCGTGGCCACGCCGGAGCCGCCGCCGGCCGCCGCATCCGCGGATCCGATCCCGGCCGGCGAGGCCGGTCGACCTGCGGGAATCGGGCCGTACGACTTTCTCGACGTCGAGGACCGCCTCGACGACATCGCTCCGCAACGACTCGATCTCGGCTCGGTGATCCTGCCGTTGCCCGCCGAGGTGCAGTTACAGGTGGAGCTGGCGCCGGACGGATCGCCGCAGGCGGTCCATCTGGCCACCGACCAGGGCCGGGTCACCGTCGCCGCCTACGCCGCACCGAAATCCGCCGGGCAATGGCGCTCGGTGGTCGCCGATCTCGCCGAACAGCTCCGCTCGGACGACTCGCAGGTTTCGGTCGAAGCGGGGCCGTGGGGCCGGGAGCTCGTGGCGATCACGCCGCAGGCCGACATCCGTTTCGTCGGCGTCGACGGGTACCGCTGGATGGTGCGGATGATCGCGGCCGGGCCGCGCGGCGCGGTCGCCGACGGTACGCCGCTGGTGACGGTGGCCCGGTCGATCTTGGCCGGGACGGTGGTCCGTCGGGACGACGAGCCGCGTCCGGTCCGGACGCCGCTGCGGGTGGAGCTACCCGCCGAGGTCGCCGAGCAGCTGGCGTCGGCACACCGCGGACGGGCCGAGCCGGGCGAGGCGCCGGGGACGGCTCCGAACCCGACCGCGCAGGCCCCCGCCCCGGCCGCGTCCGACCATCCCCGGCGCAGTGCCCAGGGCTCGGCGATGCAGCAGCTCGGGTAG
- a CDS encoding alpha/beta fold hydrolase, giving the protein MVLPRATVAVLLPGTGSDATFAESAFGPALQRRNIAVHPVSPDPRRVVASYLEALDRAAERHGRILVGGISIGAAVALRWTGEQPGRVAGVLAALPAWTGAAGDAPAALSARATARQLRIDGLAAVTERMRASSPAWLAETLSRSWAAQWPHLPDALDEAADYPGPTVAELRRTETPCGIAAATDDPVHPSVVAEQWARLLPHAMSTALTLTEIGADPAALGHACLAALDRLAPHLGAPRSDAGD; this is encoded by the coding sequence GTGGTATTGCCTCGCGCGACAGTAGCCGTCCTGCTGCCCGGCACCGGTTCGGATGCGACGTTCGCCGAATCTGCGTTCGGTCCGGCGTTGCAGCGACGGAATATTGCCGTGCACCCGGTATCGCCCGATCCACGTCGGGTGGTCGCGAGCTATCTCGAGGCGCTGGACCGGGCGGCCGAGCGGCATGGTCGCATCCTGGTCGGCGGGATTTCGATCGGTGCGGCGGTAGCCCTCCGGTGGACCGGCGAGCAGCCCGGACGGGTCGCCGGTGTGCTGGCCGCGCTGCCGGCCTGGACCGGGGCCGCCGGTGACGCTCCCGCTGCGCTGAGTGCACGCGCCACCGCGCGACAGTTGCGGATCGACGGACTCGCCGCGGTGACCGAGCGGATGCGGGCGAGCAGCCCGGCGTGGCTGGCCGAGACGCTGTCCCGATCCTGGGCAGCACAGTGGCCGCACCTGCCGGACGCGTTGGACGAGGCGGCCGACTACCCCGGCCCTACCGTCGCCGAACTGCGCCGGACCGAAACGCCATGCGGCATCGCCGCGGCGACCGACGATCCGGTCCACCCGTCGGTGGTGGCCGAGCAGTGGGCCCGGCTTTTGCCCCACGCGATGTCGACCGCACTGACCCTCACCGAGATCGGTGCCGACCCGGCAGCCCTCGGTCACGCCTGTCTGGCAGCGCTCGACCGCCTGGCTCCACACCTGGGCGCGCCGCGATCGGACGCCGGAGACTGA
- a CDS encoding OB-fold nucleic acid binding domain-containing protein — protein sequence MASAASGYFSRLRRRLTEDIDRLDAEEMAESADASGAHRAADCCRGDEVTMLGRLRSVAACSKSGDAAVQAEFYDGTDSVTLVWIGRRRIPGLEPGRNVLVRGRVGDRDGSKVIYNPYYELRERA from the coding sequence ATGGCATCTGCGGCCTCAGGGTATTTCAGCCGGCTGCGCCGTCGGCTTACCGAAGATATCGATCGGCTCGACGCGGAGGAAATGGCCGAATCCGCCGACGCGTCGGGCGCTCATCGCGCGGCCGACTGTTGTCGCGGCGACGAGGTGACCATGCTCGGCCGGCTGCGCAGCGTCGCCGCCTGTTCGAAATCCGGCGATGCCGCGGTGCAAGCCGAATTCTACGACGGTACCGATTCGGTGACGCTCGTCTGGATCGGCCGGCGGCGCATCCCCGGCCTGGAGCCCGGCCGCAACGTGCTGGTTCGGGGCCGGGTCGGTGATCGTGACGGGTCCAAAGTGATCTACAACCCGTACTACGAGTTGCGCGAACGCGCGTAG
- a CDS encoding DUF3159 domain-containing protein, giving the protein MGGISGLVYSSLPILVFVPANAIWGLAVAIWVALGIAAAILVWRLIRRDPIQPAISGFVGVGISAFIAYRVGDAKGFFLFGIYTSLVYGAVFLLSILIRWPLVGVVWHGINGDGHAWRRDRRAMRGYEIATAAWTAVFAARYLVQSQLYDADREGLLAVARIAMGWPLAALAFGVTVWAVRRAGGRELIRPAGR; this is encoded by the coding sequence ATGGGTGGCATCAGCGGTCTGGTGTATTCGTCGCTGCCGATCCTGGTTTTCGTCCCGGCCAACGCGATCTGGGGTCTCGCCGTCGCGATCTGGGTGGCGCTCGGCATCGCGGCCGCGATCCTGGTCTGGCGGCTGATTCGGCGGGATCCGATCCAGCCCGCGATCTCGGGTTTCGTCGGCGTCGGTATCTCGGCGTTCATCGCCTATCGGGTCGGGGATGCGAAGGGATTCTTCCTCTTCGGCATCTACACGAGTTTGGTCTACGGCGCGGTGTTCTTGTTGTCGATCCTGATCAGGTGGCCGTTGGTCGGGGTCGTCTGGCACGGGATCAACGGCGACGGGCATGCGTGGCGGCGCGATCGGCGGGCGATGCGGGGCTACGAGATCGCGACGGCGGCGTGGACGGCGGTGTTCGCCGCACGGTATCTGGTGCAGTCTCAGCTCTACGACGCCGACCGCGAAGGTCTGCTGGCCGTGGCCCGAATCGCGATGGGTTGGCCGCTTGCCGCGCTGGCGTTCGGGGTCACCGTATGGGCGGTGCGGCGGGCGGGTGGCCGCGAGCTGATTCGACCGGCCGGCCGGTAG
- a CDS encoding pentapeptide repeat-containing protein, with amino-acid sequence MRAKWMRRVGLAMLVSVAGAAGVLAGMWLTDSGTRLGTIELGSREFWTVAALPLATVAVGLAALAAGGMVYAGARRLLLQRGEHHREDTHREREAALRGRYANVSEQLAHPSPAVRLAAVYAVAALADDWRTLGDEREQRVCIELLRAYLRVPVPMPTADAEIGDGEREVRQTIVRLIADRARLADDDRRRWNPDETSLSRCSLRDLDLSNTNLVDGDLSDADLSGATLTGANLSGARLVDANLTNTRIRAILAGADLTSANLFGAVLSDANLAEANLTAANLTDATLVRANLTKANLTGAAPAGADLTDAKMAGATLTFAHLTRADLGGAQLDGADLSFANLTDADLTGANLTQASVLGANLTRADLTKAVLVGANMRRADLTDANFAGADLTDAELSDYLYTDATRWPDGFAPPLTRGS; translated from the coding sequence GTGCGTGCTAAGTGGATGCGCCGGGTCGGGCTGGCGATGCTGGTATCGGTCGCTGGGGCGGCCGGAGTGCTGGCGGGAATGTGGTTGACCGACTCGGGAACGAGACTCGGCACCATCGAGTTGGGTTCGCGGGAGTTCTGGACCGTGGCCGCGTTGCCGTTGGCGACAGTTGCGGTCGGGCTGGCCGCGCTCGCCGCGGGCGGGATGGTCTACGCCGGTGCACGGCGACTACTGCTGCAGCGTGGCGAGCATCATCGCGAGGACACCCACCGGGAGCGGGAAGCCGCACTGCGCGGCCGCTATGCCAACGTGTCCGAACAGCTCGCGCACCCGTCGCCGGCGGTCCGGCTGGCCGCCGTGTACGCGGTGGCGGCGTTGGCCGACGACTGGCGCACCCTCGGCGACGAGCGGGAGCAACGGGTCTGCATCGAGTTGCTGCGTGCCTACCTGCGGGTGCCGGTACCGATGCCGACCGCCGATGCCGAGATCGGCGATGGTGAGCGAGAAGTTCGCCAGACCATCGTCCGGCTGATCGCGGATCGGGCCCGCCTGGCCGACGACGATCGGCGGCGCTGGAATCCGGACGAGACCAGCCTGTCCCGGTGCTCCTTGCGCGATCTGGATCTGAGCAACACGAACCTGGTCGACGGCGACCTGTCCGACGCCGACCTGTCCGGGGCGACCCTGACCGGCGCCAACCTGTCCGGTGCTCGGTTGGTGGATGCCAACCTGACCAATACCCGGATTCGGGCAATTCTTGCCGGCGCCGATCTGACCAGCGCGAACCTGTTCGGCGCGGTGCTCTCGGATGCAAATCTGGCGGAGGCCAACCTGACCGCGGCGAACCTGACCGACGCCACCCTGGTGCGGGCGAACTTGACCAAGGCAAACCTGACCGGGGCCGCGCCCGCCGGTGCCGACCTCACCGACGCCAAGATGGCCGGCGCAACCCTGACCTTTGCCCACCTGACCCGTGCCGACCTGGGCGGTGCTCAGCTCGATGGTGCCGACCTCAGCTTCGCCAACCTCACCGACGCCGACCTGACCGGGGCGAACCTGACCCAGGCCAGCGTGCTCGGCGCCAACCTGACCCGGGCCGATCTGACCAAGGCGGTGTTGGTCGGCGCAAACATGCGCCGAGCCGACCTGACCGACGCCAATTTCGCCGGTGCGGACCTGACCGACGCCGAACTCAGCGACTACCTCTACACCGACGCCACCCGCTGGCCGGACGGCTTCGCCCCTCCGTTGACCCGCGGAAGCTGA
- a CDS encoding potassium channel family protein has protein sequence MKVAIAGAGAVGRSIARELVRAGHSVMLLERDTANIDPAAIPDAIWAHADACELSLLESARLQDYDVVIAATGDDKANLVLSLLAKTEFGVRRVVARVNDPGNEWLFGAAWGVDVAVSTPRILASLVEEAVSVGDLVRLMTLRQGQANLVEITLPANTALAGKPIRKLALPRDAALVTILRGGRVIVPQPDDPIEGGDELLFVTSVEVEDELRQAVGR, from the coding sequence GTGAAAGTAGCCATCGCCGGGGCTGGCGCGGTCGGCCGCTCGATCGCCCGAGAGCTGGTCCGCGCCGGTCATTCGGTCATGCTTTTGGAGCGGGATACCGCGAACATCGATCCGGCGGCGATCCCGGACGCCATCTGGGCGCACGCGGACGCGTGTGAGCTGTCCCTGCTGGAGTCCGCGCGCCTGCAGGACTACGACGTCGTGATCGCCGCCACCGGCGACGACAAGGCAAATCTGGTGCTCAGCCTGCTGGCCAAGACCGAGTTCGGAGTACGTCGCGTGGTCGCTCGGGTGAACGATCCCGGCAACGAGTGGCTGTTCGGGGCCGCCTGGGGCGTCGACGTGGCGGTGTCCACGCCGCGGATCCTGGCCTCGCTGGTCGAAGAGGCGGTATCGGTGGGCGATCTGGTCCGACTGATGACGCTGCGCCAGGGACAGGCGAACCTGGTCGAGATCACCCTGCCCGCCAACACTGCGTTGGCCGGTAAACCGATCCGTAAGCTGGCGCTCCCGCGGGACGCGGCGCTGGTCACAATTCTGCGCGGCGGCCGGGTGATCGTGCCGCAGCCCGACGACCCGATCGAAGGCGGCGACGAGCTGCTGTTCGTCACCTCGGTCGAGGTCGAAGACGAACTGCGACAAGCCGTCGGACGGTAG
- a CDS encoding potassium channel family protein, with the protein MYVVVMGCGRVGASLAAALLRVGHDVAVIDRDAGAFQRLGPDFAGQTIVGAGFDRDVLIAAGIERADAFAAVSSGDNSNIISARVARETFGIDKVVARIYDTKRAAVYERLGIPTVATVLWTVDRFMSTLVSDTVPTKWREPSGAVVIAQLVELNEDWYGRSVRELEEVTAARVAFLIRFGEGVLPNVRTVLQADDTVYIAAVSGTVGEALARAAQPPPADN; encoded by the coding sequence GTGTATGTCGTGGTGATGGGGTGCGGCCGGGTCGGCGCCTCGCTCGCGGCCGCGTTGCTACGGGTCGGCCACGACGTCGCAGTGATCGACCGGGACGCCGGCGCGTTCCAGCGGCTCGGCCCGGACTTCGCCGGACAGACGATCGTCGGCGCCGGTTTCGATCGAGACGTGCTGATCGCGGCCGGGATCGAACGCGCCGACGCATTCGCCGCCGTATCGTCCGGCGACAACTCGAACATCATCTCCGCTCGGGTTGCGCGGGAGACGTTCGGCATCGACAAGGTGGTCGCGCGGATCTACGACACCAAACGTGCGGCGGTGTACGAGCGACTCGGCATTCCCACGGTGGCGACCGTGCTGTGGACCGTGGACCGATTCATGAGCACGCTGGTATCCGATACGGTGCCGACCAAGTGGCGCGAGCCGTCCGGTGCCGTGGTGATCGCCCAGTTGGTCGAACTGAACGAGGACTGGTACGGCCGTAGCGTGCGGGAGTTGGAAGAGGTGACCGCCGCGCGGGTGGCATTCCTGATCCGATTCGGCGAGGGCGTACTACCGAACGTGCGCACGGTGTTGCAAGCTGACGACACCGTCTATATCGCGGCGGTATCCGGAACGGTGGGTGAGGCGCTCGCGCGGGCAGCGCAGCCACCGCCGGCCGACAACTGA
- a CDS encoding APC family permease — MSKLTTATKRLLLGRPFRSDTLGHTLLPKRIALPVFASDALSSVAYAPEEIFLVLSTAGLSAYVYAPWIGVAVALVMTVVVASYRQNVRAYPSGGGDYEVATTNLGPTAGLVVGSALLVDYVLTVAVSISSAASNIGSAIPFVSTHKVLFAVAAIAILTAVNLRGIRESGTAFAIPTYAFMIGMYGMLAWGLVRAFVLGDDIHAESAGFELRAEDDHLLGIAFIFLIARAFSSGCAALTGVEAISNGVPAFRKPKSRNAATTLLLLGVIAVSLFMGILVLAERIGIVYAHDPSNLIGAPADYEQKTLIAQLAHAVFGSFTAGFYFITVVTALILVLAANTAFNGFPVLGSVLAQDRFLPRQLHTRGDRLAFSNGILFLAGAAIAFVVLFGAEVTKLIQLYIVGVFVSFVLSQTGMLRHWTRLLATETDPELRRHMRRSRVINAIGLVMTATVLVIVLITKFFAGAWIAIVTMAALYFVMRSIRRHYESVDRELGEYEWDGSLPSRTHSIVLVSKLHMPTLRALAYARATRPDTLEAITVNVDEADTRALVREWERSDVAVPLKVIESPYREVTKPVLDYVKRIRKDSPREVVTVFIPEYVVGHWWEQVLHNQSALRLKGRLLFEPGVMVTSVPWQLMSSERAKQVGYESAPGAIRRGYDQ, encoded by the coding sequence GTGTCCAAGCTTACGACCGCCACGAAGCGGCTGCTGCTCGGTAGGCCGTTCCGCAGCGACACGCTGGGCCACACGCTACTGCCGAAGCGCATCGCGCTTCCGGTATTTGCTTCCGACGCCTTGTCCTCGGTGGCCTATGCACCGGAGGAGATCTTCCTGGTGCTGTCGACCGCCGGCCTGTCCGCGTACGTCTACGCACCCTGGATCGGCGTCGCCGTCGCGTTGGTGATGACCGTTGTCGTCGCCAGCTACCGGCAGAACGTGCGCGCCTACCCGTCCGGCGGCGGCGACTACGAGGTGGCCACCACCAACCTCGGCCCGACAGCGGGCCTGGTGGTCGGCAGCGCGCTGCTGGTGGACTACGTCCTGACGGTGGCGGTATCGATTTCGTCGGCCGCCTCCAACATCGGCTCGGCGATCCCGTTCGTGAGCACGCACAAGGTGCTGTTCGCGGTCGCCGCCATCGCCATCCTGACCGCCGTCAACCTGCGCGGCATCCGGGAGTCCGGCACTGCGTTCGCGATTCCCACCTACGCTTTCATGATCGGCATGTACGGCATGCTCGCCTGGGGGTTGGTCCGGGCATTCGTGCTCGGTGACGACATCCACGCCGAATCGGCCGGCTTCGAGCTGCGCGCCGAGGACGACCACCTGCTGGGGATCGCGTTCATCTTCTTGATCGCGCGAGCCTTCTCGTCCGGGTGCGCGGCGTTGACCGGGGTCGAGGCGATCAGCAACGGTGTGCCGGCGTTCCGCAAGCCGAAGTCGCGCAACGCCGCCACGACCCTGTTGCTGCTCGGGGTGATCGCCGTCTCGTTGTTCATGGGCATTCTGGTGCTCGCCGAGCGGATCGGCATCGTCTACGCGCACGACCCGTCGAACCTGATCGGTGCCCCGGCCGACTACGAGCAGAAGACGTTGATCGCGCAGCTGGCACACGCTGTGTTCGGCAGCTTTACCGCGGGGTTCTACTTCATCACCGTGGTCACCGCGCTGATCCTGGTGCTGGCGGCGAACACGGCGTTCAACGGTTTCCCGGTGCTCGGTTCGGTGCTCGCCCAGGACCGATTCCTGCCGCGGCAGTTGCATACCCGGGGGGATCGCCTCGCCTTCAGCAACGGCATCTTGTTCTTGGCCGGCGCCGCGATCGCGTTCGTGGTGCTGTTCGGTGCCGAGGTGACCAAGCTGATCCAGCTCTACATCGTCGGTGTGTTCGTCTCGTTCGTGCTCAGTCAGACCGGGATGCTGCGGCACTGGACCCGGCTGCTGGCCACCGAGACCGACCCGGAGCTACGGCGGCACATGCGACGGTCGCGGGTGATCAACGCGATCGGGCTGGTGATGACTGCGACGGTCCTGGTGATCGTGCTGATCACGAAGTTCTTCGCCGGTGCGTGGATCGCCATCGTGACGATGGCGGCGTTGTACTTCGTCATGCGATCGATCCGCCGGCATTACGAATCGGTCGATCGAGAGCTCGGCGAGTACGAATGGGACGGCTCGTTGCCCAGCCGGACCCACTCGATCGTGCTGGTCTCCAAACTGCACATGCCGACGCTGCGCGCGCTCGCCTACGCCCGGGCCACCCGGCCGGACACGCTGGAGGCGATCACGGTGAACGTCGACGAGGCCGACACCCGGGCCCTGGTACGCGAGTGGGAGCGCTCGGATGTCGCGGTGCCGTTGAAGGTGATCGAGTCGCCGTATCGCGAGGTCACCAAGCCGGTGCTGGACTATGTGAAACGGATCCGCAAGGACTCCCCGCGGGAGGTGGTCACCGTGTTCATTCCGGAGTACGTGGTCGGGCATTGGTGGGAGCAGGTACTGCACAACCAGAGCGCGCTGCGGCTCAAGGGACGGCTGTTGTTCGAGCCCGGGGTGATGGTGACCAGTGTGCCGTGGCAGTTGATGTCGTCCGAGCGCGCGAAACAAGTCGGCTACGAGAGCGCCCCCGGCGCGATCCGCCGCGGCTACGACCAGTAG